A single genomic interval of Zingiber officinale cultivar Zhangliang chromosome 4A, Zo_v1.1, whole genome shotgun sequence harbors:
- the LOC121972814 gene encoding mannose-specific lectin-like — protein MAALVTLSAAAVLLGLLLPSAMANNNVLYRGDKLLPGESLTEGTYEFIMQDHCKLGLYDNGNDNRRELWSFQFVNGRGCYARLDTDYYFRIYDENGENFTFNTSPGRILVLQRDGHVVIYSEPVLTISEDEPTNRKIAMVTKN, from the coding sequence ATGGCTGCCCTTGTCACGCTCTCTGCTGCTGCTGTCCTCCTCGGACTCCTCCTGCCTTCCGCCATGGCCAACAACAACGTTCTCTATCGCGGCGACAAGCTGTTACCCGGCGAATCCCTCACCGAAGGGACCTATGAATTCATCATGCAGGACCACTGCAAGCTCGGCCTCTACGACAACGGCAACGACAACCGCAGGGAATTGTGGTCCTTCCAATTCGTCAACGGCCGAGGCTGCTACGCCAGGCTCGATACCGACTACTACTTCCGCATCTACGATGAGAATGGCGAAAATTTCACTTTCAACACCAGCCCCGGCCGCATCCTCGTCCTGCAGCGCGACGGCCACGTCGTCATCTACAGTGAGCCTGTATTGACTATCTCTGAGGATGAACCCACGAACAGGAAGATCGCCATGGTGACTAAAAATTAG